A stretch of Phytoactinopolyspora mesophila DNA encodes these proteins:
- a CDS encoding DUF3566 domain-containing protein: protein MPDDTQVSIDAKPGYDDPRATTAERPVAQRSPSTRRPPRVRKARLRLVRVDPWSVMKTAFLLSVALGIALFVAVAVLWSVMDAAGVFASVSDLVTDFTASSTSAGVDVDQYVELSRVLGFTTLIAVVNVVLITALATLGAFLYNLSASLLGGLELTLAEDD, encoded by the coding sequence TTGCCGGACGACACACAGGTCAGCATCGACGCCAAACCCGGCTACGACGACCCCAGGGCTACCACCGCTGAACGGCCAGTGGCTCAGCGGAGCCCGTCGACCCGCCGTCCACCACGAGTACGTAAGGCGAGACTGCGGTTGGTTCGGGTCGACCCCTGGTCGGTCATGAAAACGGCCTTCCTGCTGTCCGTGGCGCTCGGGATTGCATTGTTCGTCGCCGTCGCCGTCCTGTGGTCGGTGATGGACGCCGCGGGTGTCTTCGCCTCGGTCAGTGACTTGGTGACGGACTTCACCGCGTCCAGTACCAGCGCGGGTGTGGACGTTGATCAATACGTCGAACTCTCTCGCGTGCTGGGGTTCACCACGCTGATCGCCGTTGTGAACGTCGTGCTCATCACCGCGCTGGCGACGTTGGGAGCGTTCTTGTACAACCTCTCTGCCAGCCTGCTGGGTGGTCTGGAGCTGACGCTTGCGGAGGACGACTGA
- the dnaN gene encoding DNA polymerase III subunit beta — protein MKFRLERDILADAVAWTARALPNRPTVPVLAGLRLDASEGEVAFSSFDYEVSGKVSVSAEVADPGTVLVSGKLLADIARSLPAKPVEFSADGSKVVITCGNARFTLVTLPVEEYPELPSLPAASGTVDGSLFAEAVTQVAVAAGRDDMLPTLTGIRIEIEGETVTLGATDRYRLAVRELTWNPGRPDLSALALVPARTLVDAAKTLAPAGEITLALGSESEDSLIGLAAGGRHTTSRLIDGEWVPNYRRLFPAEVATVAKVEIDALIDSVKRVALVAERNTPVRLAFDDGQVVLEAGSGEDAQASEALQAHVDGPAIATGFNPTYLLDGLQALGTPFVHMSFTDTPLKPVVVEGIDSLESQPSSGYRYLAMPIRLSS, from the coding sequence GTGAAGTTCCGGCTCGAACGCGACATACTTGCCGACGCCGTCGCTTGGACGGCTCGGGCTCTGCCCAATCGGCCGACGGTTCCGGTCCTGGCCGGCCTCCGGCTCGACGCCTCCGAGGGCGAAGTCGCCTTTTCCTCGTTTGATTACGAGGTCTCGGGAAAGGTATCCGTCAGCGCCGAGGTCGCTGACCCAGGTACCGTCCTTGTGTCGGGCAAGCTCTTGGCCGACATCGCGCGTTCCCTTCCGGCCAAGCCGGTCGAGTTCTCCGCTGACGGCTCAAAAGTAGTGATCACCTGCGGAAACGCCCGGTTCACGCTCGTAACGCTCCCAGTTGAGGAGTACCCCGAGCTGCCCTCGCTGCCCGCCGCATCGGGCACTGTCGACGGCAGCCTCTTCGCCGAGGCCGTCACCCAGGTAGCCGTTGCCGCGGGGAGGGACGACATGCTGCCCACCCTCACCGGTATCCGCATCGAGATCGAGGGCGAAACGGTCACGCTCGGGGCCACCGACCGGTACCGGCTAGCCGTCAGGGAGCTCACGTGGAACCCGGGCCGCCCAGATCTGTCGGCCCTGGCCCTGGTGCCCGCGCGTACCCTGGTCGACGCCGCGAAGACGCTCGCGCCGGCTGGTGAGATCACTTTGGCACTCGGTAGTGAGTCCGAAGACAGCCTCATCGGGCTCGCTGCCGGAGGTAGGCACACCACAAGCAGGCTCATCGATGGGGAATGGGTTCCCAACTACCGCCGGCTGTTCCCTGCCGAGGTCGCCACGGTGGCGAAGGTCGAGATCGACGCCCTGATCGATTCGGTGAAACGAGTCGCCTTGGTCGCTGAGCGCAACACGCCGGTCAGGCTGGCCTTCGACGACGGCCAGGTCGTTCTCGAGGCCGGTAGTGGCGAGGACGCCCAGGCGTCGGAGGCTCTTCAAGCCCACGTCGACGGACCAGCCATCGCCACCGGCTTCAACCCGACCTACCTGCTCGACGGTTTGCAGGCCCTCGGCACGCCCTTCGTCCACATGTCGTTCACCGACACCCCACTGAAGCCCGTGGTGGTCGAAGGGATCGATAGCCTGGAGAGCCAACCGTCGTCCGGCTACCGGTATCTGGCGATGCCCATCCGGTTGTCGAGTTAG
- the gyrB gene encoding DNA topoisomerase (ATP-hydrolyzing) subunit B → MTDDIASYDASDITVLEGLEAVRKRPGMYIGSTGERGLHHLVYEVVDNSVDEALAGVCDTIGVTLLADGGVRVSDNGRGIPVTEHPIEKKPAVELVLTQLHAGGKFGGGGYKVSGGLHGVGVSVVNALSSKLEVEIIRDGFRWTQTYIYGVPAAPLLRNEPAEGSGTTVTFWADGEIFETTSYDFETLSTRFREYAFLNKGLNLTLRDERPEGMDEGADEDVETEDSGGPREVRYEYADGLVDYVKHLNAAKSPVHRTIISFEAESEDGDGQAMSLEMAMQWNDQFTESVHTFANTINTHEGGTHEEGFRAALTSLLNRFARDWGVLKEKDPNLTGDDVREGLTAIISIKLAEPQFEGQTKTKLGNTEAKSFVQRVFYEQMGSWFEQNPADGKLIARKAQSAAVARVAARKARDAARSRKGLMGGAGLPGKLADCQSTNPDECELFIVEGDSAGGPAKQGRDPKIQAILPIRGKILNVEKARIDRILQNQEVQAIINALGTGIHEDFDINRLRYHKIVLMADADVDGKHIQTLLLTLLFRFMRPVVERGHVFLAQPPLYKLKWVGRDVPHEYAYSDRERDALIAAGQEAGKRLPKDDGQQRYKGLGEMNDDELWDTTMDPDQRLLLQVTLDDAAQADEVFSTLMGEDVESRRKFIQRNARDVRFLDI, encoded by the coding sequence GTGACGGACGACATCGCGTCCTACGATGCTAGCGACATCACCGTTCTCGAGGGTCTCGAGGCAGTCCGCAAACGTCCCGGTATGTACATCGGATCAACCGGTGAGCGCGGACTTCATCATTTAGTCTACGAGGTTGTCGACAACTCAGTCGACGAGGCACTCGCCGGCGTATGCGACACCATCGGGGTCACCTTGCTAGCCGACGGAGGCGTCCGCGTTTCCGACAACGGCCGCGGCATCCCGGTTACCGAGCATCCGATCGAGAAGAAGCCGGCCGTCGAGCTCGTTCTTACTCAGCTTCATGCCGGAGGCAAGTTCGGTGGTGGCGGCTACAAGGTTTCCGGTGGGCTGCACGGTGTCGGCGTCTCCGTCGTCAATGCGTTGTCCTCCAAGCTCGAGGTCGAGATCATTCGCGACGGCTTCCGCTGGACACAGACATACATTTACGGCGTTCCGGCCGCCCCCCTGCTGCGCAACGAGCCCGCGGAGGGCTCTGGCACCACGGTGACGTTCTGGGCTGACGGCGAGATCTTCGAGACCACGTCGTACGACTTCGAGACACTCTCGACGCGATTTCGGGAGTACGCCTTCCTCAACAAAGGCCTGAACCTCACGTTGCGGGACGAGCGCCCGGAAGGTATGGACGAAGGCGCCGACGAGGACGTCGAGACCGAGGACTCCGGCGGGCCGCGCGAGGTGCGCTACGAGTACGCCGACGGACTCGTCGACTACGTGAAACACCTCAATGCCGCGAAGAGCCCGGTGCACCGCACCATCATCTCTTTCGAGGCGGAGTCCGAGGACGGCGACGGCCAGGCCATGAGCCTGGAGATGGCGATGCAGTGGAACGACCAATTCACCGAGTCGGTCCATACCTTCGCCAACACGATCAACACGCACGAAGGTGGCACTCACGAAGAGGGGTTCCGGGCGGCGCTGACTTCTCTGCTCAACCGTTTCGCGCGGGACTGGGGTGTGCTCAAGGAGAAGGACCCCAACCTGACCGGTGACGACGTCCGGGAAGGCCTGACCGCCATCATCAGTATCAAACTCGCTGAGCCGCAGTTCGAAGGACAGACCAAGACAAAACTCGGCAACACCGAGGCGAAGAGCTTCGTGCAGCGAGTGTTCTACGAACAGATGGGCTCGTGGTTCGAACAGAATCCGGCCGACGGCAAACTCATTGCCCGGAAGGCACAAAGCGCCGCGGTCGCGAGGGTGGCCGCCCGCAAGGCCCGCGACGCCGCCCGCAGCCGTAAAGGCTTGATGGGAGGCGCCGGACTTCCCGGCAAGCTGGCGGATTGCCAGTCCACCAACCCGGACGAGTGCGAGCTCTTCATCGTCGAGGGAGACTCCGCCGGCGGTCCGGCCAAGCAGGGCCGCGACCCCAAGATCCAGGCGATCCTGCCGATCCGCGGAAAGATCCTCAACGTCGAAAAGGCCCGGATCGACCGGATTCTGCAGAACCAAGAAGTCCAGGCGATCATCAACGCCCTCGGCACTGGTATCCACGAGGACTTCGACATCAACCGGCTGCGCTATCACAAGATCGTGCTGATGGCCGATGCCGACGTCGACGGCAAGCACATCCAGACGCTGCTGCTGACGTTGCTGTTCCGGTTCATGCGCCCAGTCGTCGAACGTGGCCACGTCTTCCTCGCGCAGCCCCCGTTGTACAAGCTCAAGTGGGTCGGCCGGGACGTCCCCCACGAGTACGCCTACTCCGACCGCGAGCGAGACGCTCTCATCGCGGCGGGACAAGAAGCGGGTAAACGGCTACCAAAAGACGACGGCCAGCAGCGATACAAGGGTCTCGGTGAGATGAACGATGACGAGCTGTGGGACACCACCATGGACCCCGACCAGCGGCTTCTGCTGCAGGTGACGCTCGACGACGCCGCCCAGGCCGACGAAGTATTCAGCACCTTGATGGGCGAGGACGTCGAGAGCCGGCGGAAATTCATTCAGCGCAACGCCCGCGACGTCCGGTTCCTGGATATCTAG
- the recF gene encoding DNA replication/repair protein RecF (All proteins in this family for which functions are known are DNA-binding proteins that assist the filamentation of RecA onto DNA for the initiation of recombination or recombinational repair.) has product MYVSHLSLVDFRSYGEVELPLDSGVTAFIGPNGQGKTNLVEAVGYLASLGSHRVAQDAPLVRLGAERAIVRANVASAADPDSRPSLVEIEITPGKANRARLNRSPVSRPRDVLGILRTVLFAPEDLALVKGDPGDRRRYLDELLVARAPRYAGVRSDYERVLKQRNALLKSAGAAMRASRGGSGRAPDLSTLDVWDTHLAQAGAELLAARLELVEALRPLAAKAYESVAAAEAGTGNTDIRLDYRSSLGAGVELVPDRTHLAAAITEAAGQRRKDEIERGVSLIGPHRDDLVLGLGPMPAKGYASHGESWSFALALRLASFELLRTIGTDPVLILDDVFAELDTGRRQRLAELVSSAEQVLVTAAVPADVPESLSGARYNVLDGAVRKAA; this is encoded by the coding sequence ATGTACGTCAGCCACTTGTCGCTGGTCGACTTCCGCTCATACGGCGAGGTCGAACTCCCACTCGACAGCGGCGTCACCGCGTTCATCGGTCCCAACGGGCAGGGCAAAACCAACCTGGTGGAAGCCGTCGGCTATCTCGCGAGCCTCGGCAGCCACCGGGTTGCTCAAGACGCGCCGTTGGTCCGGCTCGGCGCGGAGCGAGCCATAGTCCGCGCCAACGTGGCCAGCGCCGCCGACCCAGATAGCCGGCCGTCGCTCGTCGAAATCGAGATCACGCCGGGCAAGGCCAACCGCGCACGCCTCAACCGCTCCCCGGTCAGTCGTCCGCGCGACGTGCTCGGAATTTTGCGCACTGTGCTCTTCGCTCCGGAAGACCTGGCATTGGTCAAAGGTGATCCTGGAGATCGGCGCAGGTACCTCGACGAGCTCCTGGTCGCTCGCGCGCCGCGGTACGCCGGCGTCCGTTCCGACTACGAGCGCGTGCTCAAACAGCGCAACGCCCTGCTCAAGTCCGCCGGCGCGGCGATGCGGGCCAGCCGGGGCGGTTCAGGGAGAGCACCTGATCTCAGCACACTGGACGTCTGGGATACCCACCTGGCCCAAGCCGGAGCTGAGTTGCTCGCGGCGCGCCTTGAGCTGGTGGAAGCTCTGCGTCCGTTGGCGGCCAAGGCCTACGAATCCGTCGCGGCCGCGGAGGCCGGCACCGGCAACACAGACATCAGACTCGACTACAGGTCTTCTCTGGGCGCCGGTGTCGAGCTCGTTCCCGACCGCACCCATCTCGCCGCGGCCATAACGGAGGCCGCTGGTCAGCGGCGCAAGGACGAGATCGAGCGGGGGGTGTCCCTGATCGGACCACATCGTGATGATCTCGTACTCGGGCTCGGCCCGATGCCAGCCAAGGGGTACGCGAGCCACGGCGAGTCCTGGTCATTCGCCTTGGCACTGCGGCTCGCCTCGTTCGAGCTTCTCCGCACCATCGGCACCGATCCCGTGCTCATCCTGGACGATGTCTTCGCCGAACTCGATACCGGACGCCGGCAACGGCTGGCCGAGCTTGTCTCCTCAGCTGAGCAGGTCTTGGTGACCGCCGCCGTGCCGGCCGACGTCCCGGAGTCGCTCAGCGGAGCCAGATACAACGTCCTCGACGGTGCGGTCCGGAAGGCAGCATGA
- the gnd gene encoding phosphogluconate dehydrogenase (NAD(+)-dependent, decarboxylating) produces the protein MELGLVGLGRMGGNMRDRLRAAGHTVIGYALDPETTDVNSLADMVKQLPQPRAVWVMVPAGEPTRSTITELAGLLSTGDIVIEGGNSRFTDDVEHAALLREHGIGYVDCGVSGGVWGRENGYGLMVGGSPEDVQRLTPIFDALRPEGAREDGFVHAGGVGAGHYAKMVHNGIEYGLMQAYAEGFELLAASDVVSDVPGVLKAWSKGTVVRSWLLDLLVDALDEDPELAGLTGYVEDSGEGRWTVEEAINNSVPAPVITAALFARFASRQEDSPAMRAVAALRQQFGGHAVRRVEPGDASGPPGTAS, from the coding sequence GTGGAGCTTGGCCTCGTCGGTCTCGGCCGCATGGGCGGCAATATGAGAGATCGCCTCCGTGCGGCAGGTCACACAGTCATCGGCTACGCCCTCGATCCAGAGACCACTGATGTCAACAGTTTGGCTGACATGGTGAAACAGCTGCCGCAGCCGCGCGCGGTTTGGGTCATGGTGCCGGCCGGCGAGCCCACCCGTTCCACCATCACCGAACTCGCCGGCCTCCTCAGCACCGGCGACATCGTCATCGAGGGCGGCAACTCCCGGTTCACCGACGACGTCGAACATGCGGCACTGCTGCGCGAGCATGGCATCGGTTACGTCGACTGCGGTGTATCCGGTGGTGTATGGGGCCGGGAGAACGGCTACGGCCTGATGGTGGGCGGTTCACCCGAAGATGTCCAGCGTCTGACGCCCATCTTCGACGCACTCCGGCCTGAAGGCGCACGTGAGGACGGATTCGTCCACGCAGGCGGCGTCGGCGCCGGTCACTACGCCAAGATGGTCCACAACGGCATCGAGTACGGCTTGATGCAGGCATATGCCGAGGGCTTCGAACTGCTGGCGGCCTCCGACGTCGTCTCCGATGTGCCGGGTGTACTCAAAGCGTGGTCGAAGGGCACGGTCGTTCGGTCGTGGCTGCTCGACCTACTCGTCGACGCCCTCGATGAAGACCCCGAGCTCGCCGGCCTCACGGGATACGTCGAAGACTCCGGTGAAGGCCGATGGACGGTTGAGGAAGCCATCAACAACTCCGTACCGGCGCCGGTCATCACGGCCGCACTGTTCGCTAGGTTCGCCTCCCGGCAGGAAGACTCGCCGGCGATGCGCGCTGTCGCGGCCTTGCGGCAGCAGTTCGGCGGCCACGCCGTACGCCGTGTGGAGCCGGGCGACGCCTCCGGTCCTCCGGGCACAGCTAGCTGA
- a CDS encoding VOC family protein, with translation MLRGFTTVSFFADDVPAATAWYTEVFGIEPYFVRPVEGPPAYVEFRVGDYQHEFGIIDSRFSPHGRSEKPAGAVIYWAVDDARAAYHRLLAMGATTHEEPTERGPGFVTASVIDPFGNILGVMYNEHYLGVLEARAGA, from the coding sequence ATGTTGCGAGGATTCACCACCGTCAGCTTCTTCGCCGACGACGTTCCCGCCGCCACGGCCTGGTACACCGAGGTGTTCGGCATCGAGCCGTACTTCGTCCGCCCGGTGGAAGGACCGCCGGCGTATGTCGAATTCCGGGTCGGCGACTATCAGCACGAGTTCGGCATCATTGACAGTAGATTCTCTCCCCACGGCCGATCGGAAAAGCCGGCCGGCGCGGTGATCTACTGGGCCGTGGACGACGCTCGGGCCGCCTACCACCGGTTGCTCGCCATGGGAGCAACCACACATGAAGAGCCCACCGAACGCGGACCTGGATTCGTGACCGCCTCCGTCATCGACCCGTTCGGGAACATCCTCGGTGTGATGTACAACGAGCACTACCTTGGTGTGCTCGAGGCGCGGGCGGGTGCGTGA
- the gyrA gene encoding DNA gyrase subunit A, translated as MTDDITAAGEPGASRIEPVDLQVEMQRSYLDYAMTVIVGRALPDVRDGLKPVHRRVIYAMFDGGYRPDRGFSKCSRVVGDVMGHYHPHGDSAIYDTLVRLGQWWSMRYLLVQGQGNFGSRGDDRQAAMRYTECRMAPLAMEMVRDIEEDTVDFTPNYDGRGAEPSVLPARFPNLLVNGSGGIAVGMATNIPPHNLREVASGVDWYLEHPEATSEELLDALLERVKGPDFPTHGLIVGTSGIQQAYRTGRGSVTMRAVVEVEEDSRGRTCLVISELPYQVNPDALLRKIAELADSGKVPGIADLRDDSSSRTGMRIVVILKRDAVATVVRNNLYKHTQLQDTFGCNMVALVDGVPRTLPLDAFIRHWVTHQVEVIRRRTEFRLRKRRDRLHIVRGLLKAIDAIDEVIALIRRSADVEEARTGLMQLLEIDEVQATAILDMQLRRLTALSRDELQSEHDTLVAEIADLEEILASEPRKHQIIRDELAEIVEKYGDERRTTIIPGEGDLTAEDLITEEPVVVTITRGGYAKRTKADLYRVQKRGGKGVRGAQLREDDVVDQFFVTTTHHWILFFTNRGRVYRAKAYELPELARDAKGQHVANLLAFQPDEKIARVMTLRDYEQAPYLVLATKSGMIKKTRLTEYDSNRSGGVIALMFRHDDDELIGAELVSAEDDILLVSRKAQAIRFTANDEQLRPMGRATSGVVGMKFRDSDELLSMSVVRDGTESYVFTVTDGGFAKRTAVEEYRVQGRGGLGIKAMKINEDRGSLVGALVVAEGDEVLAIRATGGVTRSAVSDVPAKGRDTMGVKYVSLGSDDAVVAIARGADEEDEAAEVAEVLETETNSEGDGL; from the coding sequence GTGACTGACGACATCACCGCCGCCGGCGAGCCCGGCGCCAGCCGTATCGAGCCTGTCGATCTCCAGGTCGAGATGCAGCGCAGCTACCTCGACTACGCGATGACGGTCATCGTCGGCCGGGCGCTGCCCGACGTGCGCGACGGTCTGAAACCGGTGCACCGACGGGTCATCTACGCGATGTTCGATGGCGGCTACCGACCCGACCGCGGCTTCTCCAAGTGTTCTCGTGTCGTTGGCGACGTGATGGGTCACTACCACCCACACGGCGACTCCGCGATCTACGACACCCTGGTGCGGCTCGGCCAGTGGTGGTCGATGCGTTACTTACTGGTGCAGGGGCAGGGCAACTTCGGATCGCGAGGCGACGATCGCCAAGCGGCCATGCGTTATACCGAGTGCCGGATGGCGCCGCTGGCCATGGAGATGGTCCGTGACATCGAAGAAGACACGGTCGACTTCACGCCGAACTACGACGGTCGTGGCGCCGAGCCGAGCGTGTTGCCGGCACGATTCCCCAACCTGCTGGTCAACGGCTCCGGTGGAATCGCTGTCGGGATGGCTACCAACATTCCCCCGCACAACCTGCGCGAGGTTGCCTCAGGTGTCGATTGGTACCTCGAGCACCCGGAAGCCACCAGTGAAGAGTTGCTCGACGCGTTGCTCGAGCGGGTCAAGGGACCGGACTTCCCCACCCACGGGTTGATCGTCGGCACGAGTGGCATCCAGCAGGCGTACCGGACCGGGCGGGGCTCGGTCACCATGCGCGCTGTCGTCGAGGTCGAAGAAGACAGCCGCGGACGCACGTGCCTGGTCATTTCTGAGCTGCCGTATCAGGTCAACCCGGATGCGCTCTTGCGCAAGATCGCCGAGTTGGCCGATTCCGGCAAGGTTCCTGGTATCGCCGACCTCCGGGACGACTCCTCGTCGCGGACCGGCATGCGGATCGTCGTCATTCTGAAACGTGACGCGGTGGCCACCGTCGTCCGGAACAACCTCTACAAGCACACCCAGTTGCAGGACACCTTCGGCTGCAACATGGTGGCGCTGGTCGACGGTGTTCCGCGGACGCTCCCGCTCGATGCGTTCATCCGGCACTGGGTCACCCACCAGGTCGAGGTGATCCGGCGCCGCACCGAATTCCGGCTGCGCAAGCGTCGTGACCGGCTGCACATCGTCCGTGGCCTGCTCAAGGCCATCGACGCGATCGACGAGGTCATCGCACTGATTCGCCGCTCAGCCGATGTCGAGGAAGCTCGCACCGGGCTGATGCAGTTGCTCGAGATCGACGAGGTCCAGGCAACGGCGATCCTCGATATGCAGCTGCGCCGGTTGACAGCGCTGTCGCGGGACGAGCTCCAGAGCGAGCACGACACCTTGGTCGCCGAAATCGCCGACCTCGAGGAGATCCTCGCCTCGGAACCGCGTAAGCATCAGATCATCCGGGACGAGCTGGCGGAGATCGTCGAGAAGTACGGCGATGAGCGTCGCACCACGATCATCCCGGGCGAGGGCGACCTCACGGCCGAAGATCTCATCACAGAGGAACCGGTCGTGGTCACCATCACCCGCGGTGGTTACGCCAAGCGGACCAAGGCTGACCTCTACCGTGTGCAGAAGCGTGGGGGCAAAGGCGTTCGTGGAGCGCAGTTGCGCGAAGACGACGTCGTGGATCAGTTCTTCGTCACTACCACGCACCACTGGATCCTGTTCTTCACCAATCGCGGACGGGTCTATCGCGCCAAGGCCTACGAACTGCCCGAACTCGCTCGCGATGCCAAGGGGCAGCACGTCGCCAATCTGCTCGCTTTCCAGCCCGACGAGAAGATCGCCCGGGTCATGACGCTTCGCGACTACGAGCAGGCTCCGTACCTGGTTCTAGCCACCAAATCGGGCATGATCAAGAAAACACGGCTCACAGAGTACGATTCCAATCGCTCAGGGGGTGTCATCGCGCTGATGTTCCGGCATGATGACGATGAGCTGATTGGTGCCGAACTCGTCAGTGCCGAGGACGACATCCTGTTGGTCTCGCGGAAGGCGCAGGCGATCCGGTTCACCGCCAACGATGAGCAACTTCGCCCGATGGGACGAGCAACCAGCGGTGTGGTGGGTATGAAGTTCCGTGACAGCGACGAACTCCTGTCGATGTCCGTAGTCCGAGATGGAACCGAATCGTATGTCTTCACCGTCACAGATGGTGGGTTCGCAAAACGGACGGCCGTGGAGGAATATCGGGTACAGGGCCGTGGTGGGCTCGGCATCAAGGCAATGAAGATCAACGAGGATCGAGGTTCTCTGGTGGGTGCGCTAGTCGTCGCCGAGGGCGACGAGGTGCTCGCTATTCGTGCCACCGGCGGTGTCACGAGAAGCGCCGTGAGTGACGTTCCTGCCAAGGGGCGTGACACTATGGGGGTCAAGTACGTGTCGCTGGGTTCCGACGACGCCGTTGTCGCGATTGCGCGCGGCGCCGATGAAGAAGACGAAGCGGCCGAGGTAGCCGAGGTTCTGGAGACCGAGACCAATTCGGAAGGTGATGGCTTGTGA
- a CDS encoding DUF721 domain-containing protein, whose product MSDKWDPDGVDLAKALVARAKANGRAGGARRRSRVGRRSSTGVNASSGTGWSGPGHDDRDPQSLAAAVEKLANEHGWEEDLSVHGVIARWDELVGPDVAAHVTPERYEDTVLTVRADSTAWATQVRLLAQELVRRLNTAVGHGTVTRVEVQGPQGRSWTKGRRSVPGRGPRDTYG is encoded by the coding sequence ATGAGCGACAAATGGGATCCCGACGGCGTTGACCTCGCCAAAGCGCTGGTTGCGCGGGCCAAGGCGAACGGCCGCGCCGGCGGAGCCAGGCGCCGGAGCCGGGTCGGGCGACGGTCCAGCACCGGCGTCAACGCCTCGTCGGGTACCGGGTGGAGCGGCCCTGGTCATGATGACCGTGATCCACAATCCCTGGCCGCAGCTGTGGAAAAGCTGGCGAACGAGCACGGCTGGGAAGAAGACCTGTCGGTGCACGGTGTCATCGCACGGTGGGACGAGCTCGTCGGCCCGGACGTCGCGGCGCACGTCACCCCCGAACGATACGAGGACACCGTGCTCACGGTGCGCGCCGATTCCACTGCCTGGGCGACCCAGGTGCGCCTGCTCGCGCAAGAACTGGTCCGGCGTCTCAATACGGCCGTGGGCCACGGCACGGTGACCCGCGTCGAGGTGCAGGGACCTCAAGGCCGGAGCTGGACCAAGGGCCGGAGGAGTGTGCCGGGCCGGGGCCCGAGGGACACCTACGGGTGA
- a CDS encoding YdeI/OmpD-associated family protein, whose translation MREVKTFAPATAADWRAWLADNARLEKEIWLIIHHKDSATPGVRYHEAIQHALCYGWIDSHARKHNADSSLLRFTPRGQRSSWSRVNRERATRMVALGLMTEDGQAVIDTAVANGTWQILPDAERETVPDDLQALFDGNPAAGENFRRFPPSSKRLILEWIAAAKKPDTRRRRIDQTVTLAAANIRANHRSPEAVGARVTHERRKPDSPQLRTGL comes from the coding sequence GTGCGTGAGGTGAAAACCTTCGCGCCAGCCACTGCCGCCGACTGGAGGGCCTGGCTGGCGGACAACGCCCGGCTCGAGAAGGAAATATGGCTGATCATCCACCACAAGGACAGTGCCACTCCCGGTGTGCGCTACCACGAGGCGATCCAGCACGCGTTGTGCTACGGGTGGATCGACAGCCACGCCCGAAAGCACAATGCCGACAGCTCACTTCTCCGATTCACCCCGCGCGGCCAGCGGAGCAGCTGGAGCCGCGTGAACCGGGAACGCGCTACAAGGATGGTTGCGCTGGGTTTGATGACCGAGGACGGTCAGGCAGTGATCGACACGGCCGTAGCGAACGGCACCTGGCAGATCCTGCCCGACGCGGAGCGTGAGACTGTCCCGGATGATCTTCAAGCGCTGTTCGACGGCAACCCAGCCGCTGGCGAGAACTTCCGGCGTTTCCCACCATCGTCGAAGCGGCTGATTCTCGAGTGGATCGCCGCAGCCAAGAAGCCCGACACCCGGCGACGCCGGATCGATCAAACAGTGACCCTGGCTGCGGCCAACATCCGGGCCAATCACAGGAGCCCGGAGGCTGTTGGCGCACGAGTGACGCATGAAAGGCGAAAGCCCGATTCTCCTCAACTGAGAACCGGGCTTTGA